AATAGTTTTGTTGTGGGAAAATCAAACCGTCTCGCCCATGCTGCCAGTCTGGCTGTAGCAGAAACGCCGGGAGAAGCCTATAACCCTCTTTTTATATGGGGAGGCGTAGGCCTTGGCAAAACCCACCTGATGCACGCAATAGGGCATTACGTGCTCAATAAAAACAATTCTTTAAAAGTAACCTATGTGAGCTCTGAAAAGTTTATCAACGAATTTATTCAATCCATAAAAAATAACAGGACCCAGGAATTCAAATCTAAATACAGAAGTGTGGATATCCTTCTCATCGATGACATTCAGTTTCTTGGAAACAAAGGAAGCAGCCAAGAAGAATTCTTCCACACCTTTAACCAGCTTCATGTAAGTAAAAAACAGATCGTCATATGCTCTGACCGCCCTCCTAAGGAGATCCAAAACATAGAGGATCGTCTTGTAAGCCGTTTTGAATGGGGATTAGTCACTGATATACAGATGCCCGATCTTGAGACCCGTATTGCGATCCTTCAGAAAAAAGCCCAAATTAGAAATTATGAGGTGCCTGAAGACGTTATCTCTTTTCTTGCCCAGAATGTGCCCAGCAATATAAGAGAACTCGAAGGAGCCCTTAATAGAATCATTGCCTGTGCCGAACTCAATAGTGAGCCCATTACCGAGGAAAACGCCACTCAATGGCTTAAAGATATTATTCGCCATAATTCAAAAGGGCCTGTAAGTGTCGACACTATTCAACAAATTGTAGCGGAAAATTTCAGTTTGACCGTTGAAGACCTTGTAGGGAACAGGCGCACATCAGATATTGCCCTTGCCCGTCAGGTTGCTATGTATCTATGTCGAAAACTCACTGATATAAGTCTTCAGCAGATAGGCTTTTCTTTTAAGAAGAAAGACCATACTACAGTTCTCCATGCTCAGAGAAAAATATCAAAACTTGTAGAAGAACAACCTAGAATGAAGGAAATTGTGGATAACATAGAGGCTAAGCTGTGAAAATAGCGTTGGACAGGATGTGAATAGTGGAATAATGTAAGTTTTTCACAATTTCACTGTGGACAATGTGTATAACTTAGGAATTATTTGTGAGTGCCTATCCACAGAGAAAAGTCACTTTTCATAACGGCCCACGACGATTTCCACATTATCCACAGACCTTATTACTATTATTATTACTTAGATACTAAAATAATAAAGACAATAACAAGGGGAGGGAATAGATTATGAGACTCCAGGTGAGCAAACCGGATTTTATGAAAATCTGGCAAACGACAGAACGAGTTACGAGTACTAAAAGCACAATTACTTCTCTCGCCGGTATACTATGCCGAACCGATGATGCTTCTTTAACCCTTGAAGCGACAGATCTCAAAACATCTATAAAATGTATTGCTTCTGGAGTACAGATTGAAGAAGGCGGAGAAGCTATCCTTCCAGTTAAAGTTGTTGGAGAACTTTTTAAAAAAGCTCCCACTGATACATTTACAGTTTCAGTCAAGGAAGGAAAAGGGATTATTTTCGCAGGAAGAAATACCTATCGTTTTTCTACATATCCCGTTGAGGAATTTCCTCATCTGCCATCTTCTGAAAATGCAAAATTCTTCTGTACCGTCAAAGCTGAAACGCTAGCCCAAATACTTAGTGAAGGAACAGTGGCAAGTACTTTAGGAGAAGAGTTTCCTAAATATTTAGGAGCAGCACTTTTTGAATTGAAAGGGAATGACATTCGTATTGTTTCCACTGATGGACGGCGTCTCTCCCTATCGAAAGTCCTTCTCGATGAGTATGGAGATACTGAGAAGATTCTTCTTCCTTTAGCAGGATTAAAAGAGCTGCTTCGCCAACTCTCTTCCCTTGAAGGAGATAAACCTGTTCAGATACTTCATGATGATGCACTTGCCTATTTTCAAATGGGTGATATTGAATTTTCTATTCGGAAAATAGAATCTTCCTTCCCAAATTATGAAAAAATATTGAACCCTCAGAGCACTACTACCCTGACCATTGAACGAAGTGCGTTAACAGAAGCGCTTGAAAGGGTAGATGTTGTGGTAAGGGATCATACCCGGATGGTTATCTTTAAACTATCTCCCAATGGAGATCTTCGTATGATGGGACGTGCTCCTGAGATAGGTGAAGCAGAAGAAATCCTTGACGCTCAAATTGACGGAGAACCCCTTCTCATAGCTTTTAATGTAGCGTATCTATTAGATGGATTGAAGGCCCTTCATGGTGAAAGTGTATTTATAACCTTTAATGGCCCAGAGGGACAGATGAGCATGCTCCGTCCTGGCAGGGACGATTTTCTCTATATGCTGATGCCCATTAAATTGAGTGAATCTGATTTTATACATGAAAGGGACGAAGAGGAATAGCTCATTGCAAGCTTACGTCTTGGCACAACTTTAAGAATTTGACGCCCCGCCGTCTTGAATGGGCTGCGGGGCTCAATTTGCTTGTTGGAAACAATGGTTCTGGAAAGACTAATGCTTTGGAAGCCATTCATATTCTTTCTGGATGGGGACCTTTCAGATCTTCTCGTAAATCGTTTCTCGTTAATTGGGATACAGAAGAAAAACAGGCTTATTTACGAGGGTATTTTAGCGGTGAGACAAATCTGGATATTGTTGCGACTGTAGGCGAGAAAAACATTATCCAGTGTGACGGAAAACGAATAACCCATGGAAATGTACGTTCACTCATCCCAGCCTTAGCTTTTCTGCCTGGAGATCTCGCTATTGTTGACGGAGCTCCGTCTGTGCGCCGTCAGTTTCTTGATCGCCTTTGCGCTCTTCTTTTTCCCCTCTATGTGAGAAAAATGAGCGATTGCCGCAGAGCATTGCGCCATCGTGTGATTCTGCTTCGAGAAAGAAAAGATCCTTCCCTTACATCAAAAGTCCTCGCTCCTCTTGTTTCATGGATTTGGTCGACCCGAGCCGCAGCCGTCGATCTGCTAAAAATAGGCATTCAGGAATTTCGCATTCTTCTGCCTTCTGATATAGTGCTTACATTTGAAAGAGGAGGCGCTTTAGACTTGCAGGATCCCATGCAGGACTATTGGGAATCTGTAAGAAAATGGAGAGAAAAAGAACATATAACAGGAGTTCCGCAAGTTGGGCCTCAAAGGGACGATATGATAATAACAACAAAGGGACAGTCTGTATCGATAGTGATGAGCCGTGGGCAAAGAAGAAGGACAGCAGTGGCCCTCATGTTGGCAGCAGGCTGGGCTGTAGAAAGAAAGCTGCGTCGTAAACCTCTTTTGATTCTTGATGAAATAGCGGCAGAGCTTGATGACAGAGGAAGAAATATTCTCATTGATGCCCTAGTAGAGTCTTCATGGCAGGTTTTTGCCGCTACAGCTGAAAGTTCAATGAATGGTTGGCCAGGAACAGTCTGGCAAGTACGTCAGGGAAATATTACACCGAGATAATTTTGAGAGATCAAGATAGAAAAGGTGAGACGAGTCAAATGGAGCAAAAAAAGTATGATGTAATTGTTGTTGGCGGCGGCCATGCAGGATGCGAAGCATCTTTAGCCGCAGCACGCATGGGAGCGAGAACGCTCATGCTGAACCTTTATCTTGATAATACGGCGCTTATGCCTTGTAATCCATCTATCGGAGGGCCCGCGAAAGGCCATCTTGTAAGAGAAGGAAATGCCTTGGGAGGAGAACAGGCCCGGGCAGCTGATTATTCTACAATGCTCGTACGGTGGCTTAATACATCAAAAGGGCCGGCAGTCCAAGCGTTACGGGCCCAGTGTGACCTTCGCGATTATCATGATCATTTTATATGGACCATAGAGACAACCCCCAACTTGGAAGTACATCAGGATATCGTGACAGATCTGTGGATCGAGAATGGTTCCATTCGCGGCGTTAAGACGAAATACGGTTTCACCTATGAAGCAGGCGCAGTTATTTTAACGACAGGTACTTATTTACGAGGCCAGGTTCACATTGGTCTTTTAAACTACTCATCAGGTCCCATGGGACAAGTGCCATCTACCGAATTGAGTCGTTCTCTTCTTGAGAGTGGTATTGAAATGGGGCGCATGAGAACAGATACGACCCCCCGACTTCATATAGACACTATTGATACATCATCTCTCATTGAACAGAAAAGTGCTGAAGAACCCCTTTGCTTCGACCTCTGGGGAGAGAAAAAGACATACACCGGATATTCCTGTTACCTGACTCGGACGAACAGTTATCTTCATAATATTATCCGCGAAAACCTTGAGCGATCTCCTCTTTGGACAGGGCGCATGAGTGGTCTTGGCCCTCGATATTGCCCTTCCATTGAAGACAAAATTATCCGTTTCCCAGATAAGGACAGTCACCTTATCTTCTTAGAGCCTGTATCACGAAAAAATAAGGAAGTCTACGTACAAAATTTTTCAACAAGCTTGCCCTACGATATTCAGGTTGAGATTGTTCATGCTCTTCCTGGCTGTGAAAAAGCCCAAATTACACGGGCTGGCTACGCAATTGAGTATGACTATGTTATACCAACCCAGCTTGCTCCTTCCCTTGAAACAAAAAATATACGGGGACTCTTCTGCGCGGGACAAATCAATGGAACATCAGGATATGAAGAGGCGGCAGCACAAGGGCTAATCGCTGGTATGAATGCGGTACTCTATACGAGAAAAGAAGCTCCTGTTGTACTTAAGAGGTCAGATGCCTATATCGGCGTACTCATTGATGATCTGGTGACAAAAGGCACAAACGAGCCCTATCGCATGCTTACAAGCCGCTGTGAATATCGCTTGCTTCTCCGTTTCGACAATGCTGATCGTCGTCTCGCCCCTATAGGAAGACGAATGGGCCTTATCGATGATGTCAAGTGGCAGATATTGCGGGAGAAATGGGCGGCTGTGGATCATGAAAAAGAGCGACTTTCAAACCTGAGGATAAACCCATCTGAAGAAGTAAATGATTGGTTAGTCCGCGCAGGCTCTTCTCCCCTTGAAGAAAGTGTCAGGGCGATAGATCTTTTATGCAGGCCAGAAGTGACCTATGGCGCCATGAGACCTTTTTTGCCTTCAATAGAGCGGCCATTAACGGATGAAGAAGCCCAAAGCCTTGCTATTGAAGTAAAGTATGCTGGATATATTGAGCGCCAGCAGCGTCAGGTTATCCGGCTTAGTAAAGGTGAAAAGGTCTATATTCCTGAAGATTTCAGTTATGATGAAGTTCCCGGTCTACTTTCGGAAAGCCGACAGAAGCTCGAAAAGATCAGGCCTCAAAATCTTGCTCAGGCAAGCCGAATATCAGGGGTGACACCGGCAGATATACAGCTTCTGTCTGTTTATCTTGAAACCAGAAGGAGGCGGAAGGAGCGTGGCATTACGCCATCGTCATGAGGCAAGTTCTGTTGAAACTTTACTCGAGAGCATCTTTTCATCGAATGGGAAAAAGCATATTCTTCTCTCTCATGTGGCCCAGCACTGGCAAAAGATAGTAGGCAACGTTCTCTCGAAACGAAGTCAGCCTTTTGCCATTGAAGGTACTTTGCTTTGTATTCGAGCCGAAAGCCCTGCAGCGGCTCAGCGTCTTTCTATGATGGGAGCT
This region of Aminobacterium colombiense DSM 12261 genomic DNA includes:
- the dnaA gene encoding chromosomal replication initiator protein DnaA: MVDKDINVLWDDILKNIEETMPEGTADLWLKTCVPLSVMNDVLVIDVPNVFVKEQISKRFQNVIEDVLMDKGYAQSLELKVASEARKDEQQRAERAAQHTGTLPRSGLNPNYIFNSFVVGKSNRLAHAASLAVAETPGEAYNPLFIWGGVGLGKTHLMHAIGHYVLNKNNSLKVTYVSSEKFINEFIQSIKNNRTQEFKSKYRSVDILLIDDIQFLGNKGSSQEEFFHTFNQLHVSKKQIVICSDRPPKEIQNIEDRLVSRFEWGLVTDIQMPDLETRIAILQKKAQIRNYEVPEDVISFLAQNVPSNIRELEGALNRIIACAELNSEPITEENATQWLKDIIRHNSKGPVSVDTIQQIVAENFSLTVEDLVGNRRTSDIALARQVAMYLCRKLTDISLQQIGFSFKKKDHTTVLHAQRKISKLVEEQPRMKEIVDNIEAKL
- the dnaN gene encoding DNA polymerase III subunit beta, translated to MRLQVSKPDFMKIWQTTERVTSTKSTITSLAGILCRTDDASLTLEATDLKTSIKCIASGVQIEEGGEAILPVKVVGELFKKAPTDTFTVSVKEGKGIIFAGRNTYRFSTYPVEEFPHLPSSENAKFFCTVKAETLAQILSEGTVASTLGEEFPKYLGAALFELKGNDIRIVSTDGRRLSLSKVLLDEYGDTEKILLPLAGLKELLRQLSSLEGDKPVQILHDDALAYFQMGDIEFSIRKIESSFPNYEKILNPQSTTTLTIERSALTEALERVDVVVRDHTRMVIFKLSPNGDLRMMGRAPEIGEAEEILDAQIDGEPLLIAFNVAYLLDGLKALHGESVFITFNGPEGQMSMLRPGRDDFLYMLMPIKLSESDFIHERDEEE
- the recF gene encoding DNA replication/repair protein RecF (All proteins in this family for which functions are known are DNA-binding proteins that assist the filamentation of RecA onto DNA for the initiation of recombination or recombinational repair.), with protein sequence MAHCKLTSWHNFKNLTPRRLEWAAGLNLLVGNNGSGKTNALEAIHILSGWGPFRSSRKSFLVNWDTEEKQAYLRGYFSGETNLDIVATVGEKNIIQCDGKRITHGNVRSLIPALAFLPGDLAIVDGAPSVRRQFLDRLCALLFPLYVRKMSDCRRALRHRVILLRERKDPSLTSKVLAPLVSWIWSTRAAAVDLLKIGIQEFRILLPSDIVLTFERGGALDLQDPMQDYWESVRKWREKEHITGVPQVGPQRDDMIITTKGQSVSIVMSRGQRRRTAVALMLAAGWAVERKLRRKPLLILDEIAAELDDRGRNILIDALVESSWQVFAATAESSMNGWPGTVWQVRQGNITPR
- the mnmG gene encoding tRNA uridine-5-carboxymethylaminomethyl(34) synthesis enzyme MnmG, coding for MEQKKYDVIVVGGGHAGCEASLAAARMGARTLMLNLYLDNTALMPCNPSIGGPAKGHLVREGNALGGEQARAADYSTMLVRWLNTSKGPAVQALRAQCDLRDYHDHFIWTIETTPNLEVHQDIVTDLWIENGSIRGVKTKYGFTYEAGAVILTTGTYLRGQVHIGLLNYSSGPMGQVPSTELSRSLLESGIEMGRMRTDTTPRLHIDTIDTSSLIEQKSAEEPLCFDLWGEKKTYTGYSCYLTRTNSYLHNIIRENLERSPLWTGRMSGLGPRYCPSIEDKIIRFPDKDSHLIFLEPVSRKNKEVYVQNFSTSLPYDIQVEIVHALPGCEKAQITRAGYAIEYDYVIPTQLAPSLETKNIRGLFCAGQINGTSGYEEAAAQGLIAGMNAVLYTRKEAPVVLKRSDAYIGVLIDDLVTKGTNEPYRMLTSRCEYRLLLRFDNADRRLAPIGRRMGLIDDVKWQILREKWAAVDHEKERLSNLRINPSEEVNDWLVRAGSSPLEESVRAIDLLCRPEVTYGAMRPFLPSIERPLTDEEAQSLAIEVKYAGYIERQQRQVIRLSKGEKVYIPEDFSYDEVPGLLSESRQKLEKIRPQNLAQASRISGVTPADIQLLSVYLETRRRRKERGITPSS